CAGCGTCACCAGCTTTTCGACATAGGGGCGCAGTTCCTTCGCCTTGGCGACGGTCGTCGTGATCTGCTCATGCTTGATGAGCGAAGCCGACATGTTGCGGAACAGGGCCGTGCGATGCGCGCTCGTGCGCTGAAGCTTCCGGCCACCCGATTTATGACGCATGTTTCTTTCCTTCGTTCGTTAAGGGCCCGTGTGAGGTAGCCCAGACCAGGTCGATTGCGGGCCGACCCTTCCCCGCCCCGTCGCCCCCGCGAAGGCGGGGGCCGCTGGAAGCATAGCGCAAGGCAGCAAGCGGCCCCCGCCTTCGCGGGGGCGACGCGCTGTTATCCGAGAAGTTCCTGTTCGAGCTTCTTGGCCATTTCCTCGATATTCTCCGGCGGCCAGCCGGGGATGTCCATGCCGAGGCGCAGGCCCATCGACGACAACACTTCCTTGATTTCGTTCAAGGACTTGCGGCCGAAGTTCGGCGTGCGGAGCATTTCGGCTTCGGTCTTCTGAACGAGGTCACCGATATAGATGATGTTGTCGTTCTTGAGGCAGTTCGCCGAGCGGACCGACAGTTCGAGCTCGTCGACCTTCTTCAGAAGGAAACGGTTGAGCTGGTTGACGTCCGACTCGTCGGCGGTGGTCGACGGTGCCGCCATGCCGATGAGGCCGCTGTCGTTCATCGCCTCTTCGAAGTGGACGAAGACCTGGAGCTGGTCCTGAAGGATGCGCGCGGCATAGGCGACGGCATCTTCGGGGGTCACCGTGCCGTCGGTTTCGACGGTGAGGTTCAGCTTGTCATAGTCCAGTTCCTGACCGATGCGCGCATTGTCGACCTTGTAGGCGACCTGACGCACGGGCGAGTAGAGCGAGTCGACCGGGATCAGGCCGATCGGCGCGTCGACCGGACGGTTGGCGGTCGCGGGGACATAACCCTTGCCGGTGTCGGCAACGAGTTCCATGTTCAGCGTCGCGCCATCGTCGAGGTGGCAGATGACATGGTTCGGGTTCATCACCTTGATGTCGCCCGACACCATGATGTCGCCGGCCTTGACGGTCGCGGGACCGGTCGCCGAAAGCTGGAGCCGCTTCGGGCCTTCGCCTTCCATCTTGAGCGCGATCTGTTTCACGTTGAGTACGATGTCGGTGACGTCTTCACGCACGCCGGCGAGGCTCGAGAATTCGTGGAGGACGTTCTCGATCTTGATCGACGTGATTGCCGCACCCTGGAGCGACGAGAGCAGCACGCGGCGCAGCGCGTTGCCGAGCGTCAGGCCGAAACCGCGCTCGAGCGGCTCGGCGACGAAGGTCGCCTTGCGCTTGCCGTCGCTGCCAGCCTTGATTTCCAGGTTGCTGGGCTTCTTCAATTCCTGCCAGTTCCGGATATTGACAGTCATGGATTTCCCTTTGCTTTGGGCGGGACGGGCGGGGGTCGGCCACCTGTCCAGCGAGGAGTTTTATGCGGGCGGCGCCCCGGCTGGGGCGCGCCCGAAAAGACGTCAGACGCGGCGGCGCTTGGCCGGGCGGACGCCATTGTGCGGGATCGGCGTCACGTCGCGGATCGACGTGATGTGAAAACCGACCGCCTGCAGCGCGCGCAGCGCCGATTCACGGCCGGCACCGGGGCCCTTGACTTCGACTTCGAGGGTACGGACGCCATGTTCGGCGGCCTTTTTGCCCGCGTCTTCGGCGCAAACCTGCGCCGCGTAAGGGGTCGACTTGCGGCTGCCCTTGAAGCCCATCATGCCGGCGCTCGACCATGCGATTGCATTGCCCTGCGCGTCGGTGATGGTGATCATCGTGTTGTTGAAGGTCGCGTTGACGTGGGCCACACCCGACGAGATATTCTTGCGTTCGCGCCGACGAAGGCGCTGCGGTTCACGAGCCATGATGAAATCCTAACCTAAATCCTGAATGGCCGGTGGCTGGCTGTCGAAGCTGCCCCGGCTGGGGAAATAAGGAAGCGCGCCAACAGGGACGCGCTCGACCTTACTTCTTCTTACCGGCGATCGGCTTTGCCTTGCCCTTGCGGGTGCGCGCATTGGTGTGCGTGCGCTGGCCGCGGACGGGAAGGCCCTTGCGATGACGCAGGCCGCGATAGCAGGCGAGGTCCATCAGGCGCTTGATGTTCATCGCCGTGTTGCGGCGCAGGTCGCCCTCGACCGTGTGGTCGGCGTCCAGCGTTTCGCGGATCTGCAGGACTTCGGCGTCCGACAGGTCCTGAACGCGGCGGCTGTGGTCGATGCCCAGCTTGTCGGCGATGTCGACGGCGGTCTTGCGACCGATGCCGTGGATATAGGTGAGCGCGATGATAACGCGCTTGTTGGTGGGCAGGTTGACGCCCGCGATACGTGCCATTGGTAACTTTCTCCTGCTCCACAGGGCGCGCTGGCAATCGGCCCCATCTCAAAGCGTCTGAATTTCCAACGCAAAAAACGGACCACGATGCGCACGAAGACGCTTCGCCGTCCGGTCAGGCTGTCGGAATGTCCGAGCAGTTAGGGTGAGTCGCCCCGAAAGTCAAGCAGACTGCGGTGAATGGCTTGTCCGAAGATGCGATCACGAACGGGATGTAAGCGCTACCGCGCGATCGTTCAAGCGCGAGACGACCGCCCGATGAATCCCGGGAGCGCAGGCGATGACGCCAAAGGCCTGCGCGCGCGGCGTGTTGAACCTCAGCGGCTCGCCAAAGGCATCGGTGACCGCCGCGCCCGCCTCGGCCGCGATCAGCGCCGCCGCCGCGACGTCCCACTCGAATCCCCAGCGCAGCGTCGCGACGAGGTCGGCGCGGTCGTCGGCGACGAGCGCCATGCGGAGCGCAATACTGTTCGGCTTGGTCACCATGATCAGGTCGCGGTCGATCCTGGGCAGGCTGTCGGCGGGCACGCGCGACCCGTCGAAGATCATGCGGCGGCTGGCGCGCAGCGCTTCGCCGTTGAGCGTCGCGCCCTTGCCCTTTTGCGCGACCCACAGCTCGTCGAGCGCGGGAGCATAGAGCACGCCGAGTTCGGGGGTGCCGTCGACGACGAGCGCGACCGACACGCACCAGCCCGGACGGCCGCGGATGAAGTCGCGCGTGCCGTCGATCGGGTCGACGCACCACATGGCGCGACACGCAAGCCGGTCTTCATTGTCGGCGGTTTCCTCGGACAGCCACCCCGCTTCGGGCACCATCGCGCCGAGCACGGCTTTGAGCCGCGCGTCGACCGCTAGGTCGACGTCGCTCACCGGGTTGTCGTGCGACTTGTGCCACACGTCGACCGCCTTGCCCTCGCCCCGCCAGCGCGCCATCGCCATGTCGCCGACCTCGCGCGTTGCGGCGATCATCGCTTCGAGGTTGCGCGCGGGCATCCTGCCGTCCTTTTAGCTGCTCGCGACGGTCATGCCGTCGATGCGCAGCGTCGGCGCATTGGTGCCGTGGCGGAATTCAAGGTCGTTCGCCGGAGTGAGCGCGGCGAACATGTCGATCAGATTGCCCGCGATCGTG
This DNA window, taken from Sphingopyxis sp. PAMC25046, encodes the following:
- the rpsM gene encoding 30S ribosomal protein S13; this translates as MARIAGVNLPTNKRVIIALTYIHGIGRKTAVDIADKLGIDHSRRVQDLSDAEVLQIRETLDADHTVEGDLRRNTAMNIKRLMDLACYRGLRHRKGLPVRGQRTHTNARTRKGKAKPIAGKKK
- a CDS encoding DNA-directed RNA polymerase subunit alpha gives rise to the protein MTVNIRNWQELKKPSNLEIKAGSDGKRKATFVAEPLERGFGLTLGNALRRVLLSSLQGAAITSIKIENVLHEFSSLAGVREDVTDIVLNVKQIALKMEGEGPKRLQLSATGPATVKAGDIMVSGDIKVMNPNHVICHLDDGATLNMELVADTGKGYVPATANRPVDAPIGLIPVDSLYSPVRQVAYKVDNARIGQELDYDKLNLTVETDGTVTPEDAVAYAARILQDQLQVFVHFEEAMNDSGLIGMAAPSTTADESDVNQLNRFLLKKVDELELSVRSANCLKNDNIIYIGDLVQKTEAEMLRTPNFGRKSLNEIKEVLSSMGLRLGMDIPGWPPENIEEMAKKLEQELLG
- the rpsK gene encoding 30S ribosomal protein S11 — protein: MAREPQRLRRRERKNISSGVAHVNATFNNTMITITDAQGNAIAWSSAGMMGFKGSRKSTPYAAQVCAEDAGKKAAEHGVRTLEVEVKGPGAGRESALRALQAVGFHITSIRDVTPIPHNGVRPAKRRRV
- a CDS encoding inositol monophosphatase family protein, with protein sequence MPARNLEAMIAATREVGDMAMARWRGEGKAVDVWHKSHDNPVSDVDLAVDARLKAVLGAMVPEAGWLSEETADNEDRLACRAMWCVDPIDGTRDFIRGRPGWCVSVALVVDGTPELGVLYAPALDELWVAQKGKGATLNGEALRASRRMIFDGSRVPADSLPRIDRDLIMVTKPNSIALRMALVADDRADLVATLRWGFEWDVAAAALIAAEAGAAVTDAFGEPLRFNTPRAQAFGVIACAPGIHRAVVSRLNDRAVALTSRS